The Oscillatoria acuminata PCC 6304 genomic interval TCGATGATTCCCATACTCCCCATTCCCGCCTTTCCCAATCATCTGAATATCTCCCGAAGCGGAACTCACTTCTGAATTCGCTGCAATCCGAATTCCATTATTACTAAATGTATTAATCCCAATCCCTGTAGAGTCCCCGCCCGTTCCTTGCAGTATAATCTCTCCCGACCCCGTATGTTCAATGGTGCTCGCATCCATCCAGAGTCCCGTATGTCCCCCATCCAAACCGAAACCCCCACTTCCCATCACGAGAATCTGTCCCGTACCCGTGGTTTCCAATCGACTCCCATTCAGGAGTTGAACCCCATAATTATTGGTAAGATCCGTCCCTCCGGTCCCCACTAATTCAATATTCCCCCCGCCAGCGAGGATTGCAGCATTGAAGAGATCGACCCCGACTCGGGTGGCCCCGATACTTCCAGTCCCATATCCAATAAAATCACCGCCATTTGTCGCAATTGTGGCATTAACAATCTTGAGGTTGCTGCGTGCAAATAAGGTCACATGACCACCATTGGTGGTAATATTTTGATTAATCCGAATATTATTATCCGCATCGGCCCAAATTCCCACCCCTGGGGTGGTGATATTAATCGGCGCATCAAACGTAATATCATTGGTTGCCTGTAAAACAACCTCCGCTGTGGCAGCAGAAATCGTTCCATTATTAATCGTATTGTTAACCCCTGGGTCGGCAAATTCGTCATTCGCCGCTAACTCCCCTGGATTGTTCGGTCCATCGACAACGGTGATATTAATTGGATCTAAAAGTAATGTACCTAAATTACCCAGGGGTGAGGATAAATTCACCCTTCCCGCAAAGTCCAGATACTGCTTTCCGGAGACTTCGGCAAATCCGCCATCGCCGCCCTGTAACCCGCCTTGCGCCGTAATCTGACCATAAAATCGCGTGGTTTCGTCCGCCCAAACGATAATGCGTCCACCATCCCCTTGGACTAAACTATCAGCAGAAATCGCCGATAAGGAACTGACAAATGTGCGACGCGCATTCGGAATCGTCCCCTCTCCTTGGAACTCACCTCCAATCCGAATATCACCCCCACCCAAAATACCATTGGCATTAATTGTGGCATCCACCACAGCGATCCGTTCTCCCACGATCGTCACTCCCCCGCCCATTTCTCCAGAAACCTCCAGGGTTCCCGAGGCGATCGCATCCCCCCATTCCACCGGGCGACTGATTCCAGAACCGGATAAGGCAATGCTGCCATCCCCTTGGACTTCTACCTGATTGGCGTGAGACAAACCGCCTCCAGTGAGTAATTCCGGTAACGACATCGGCGTAATTTCCGAGGAAAAAATCCCGGTTTTCCCCGCTTCAGAAGGAGTTGCCGCAATGTCTAAACTCAGGAGATGATTCGGTTGGGAAATTCTTACCACACTTTCCCCGGGTACAGCGGCGATCGTAATTTGACCCCCTCTCGATTCCAAGGTCCCGGCATTTAAAACCGTTCCCCCCATTAAACTTAAATGCTGTCCATCCGCGAGAGTTAAGTGACCTAAATTAGCGATCGCCCCCGGTTCGGTGAGATTAAAGGCAAAATGAGATGGGGTTCCTACCAGATTCGCCCAAATATTGTCTCCCGTCGCATTAAACCAATGGTTGCCAAATCCAATTCCCGTTGCCGTCGTTGCCGTCAAATCCCCGGGTAAATTTAACTGGGCATTTGAACCAAATAATATCCCGGCAGGATTCATTAAAAACAGATTAGAAGGACCGCCCGTGATTTGAATTAATCCATTAATATAGGAGGCATTTCCCCCGGTGATTCGTCCTAAAATATTTTGAATCTCGGGCAGGGATTGGAAGTTGGCAATCTGCCCTACATCAAGATTAAAATGCTCAAAACTGTGGAACAAATTGACCCCATCGGGCGATCGCTGTCCCCCCATAATCTCAAAGCGATTCCCCTCTGGTGTCACGAGAGTTCCTGTCCCATCCCCGGCAGGGGCGATCGGTTGGGCAAGGCATTTGCCCATTTCAATTCCAGGAACCGACAAAACAGCTACAAATAGCACCCACATTTTGTTCATATGCAATTAGTATCCCAATGGATAAAGTTAGTTAATACAACATAAAACAGGAATGAGATGCACCGGGCGATCGACTAGACAGGGACAGACAATAGACAGGAATGCAAACTTTTAGACTGACCCCCTCAACTCACTTTAGAAAGGGGAACTTTTTGCGATTCGGCAAGAAGTCTAATCAGACAATTTCACGAAATTACTGCCATTCATCGTGCATTACTGCCATTCATCGTGCTTTTTAAAAACAAAACCCGGTGCTTTGGCAGTGAAACCCCGCTTGGGGTCCGACTAATTGAATGCCGTCCTGACGCCGTAGATTGTCCCCGCTTTAGAGTTATCTTAGCCCCAGGATATGGAAATTTTATGTCATTTTATGATTATTCCCAATCAGGAGGATTAAATAACTGTTTTTCAAAAATTTCCAAACCAGGGAGTCTCTTCCTCTCCAAGTTTGGCATTTAAGTGAGTCAATATTCTCCTCATGATTGAGGCTTTAAAATAAGTAAACCGGCTATATTAATCTTTGGACACTTAAATATCACGTCACTTCACTTTTTCTCCAATATAGGAACATTTACTGGACAAATCATGCAGAATTTCCACAATTTCTAACGCAGGGGCATCAATGATTTGAATAAAAGCGGGAATCACTTCTTTAGGGACCGATTCTAGGGGTTCAGTCCGAATTAAAATAGAACAGTGAGACCCTTTAGTTTGAGCCGCTTTTGATAACAACCGGACTGCATCTAGGAGAGATTCTCCAGGTCTTTGGACTCGGACTAAAATGGGTTTATTATTAAATTGTTGTTTGAGGATGGCATCAATTCCCTTATTGCGATGGACTGGAATAGCATCTAATCCTTGCAATAAGGCTAAAGCGTCTGGATTGGCGGTTAAATAGGAGTATCGGCCTTTTTCTAGCAGATTAGAAGCAGTTTTTATGGGATTAACAAGGCGTTGTTGGGTCAATTCAATAGCATCCGCAGAAATATCCATTCCGATGCCGTGGCGGCCCAAAAGTTGCGCTGCCACCAAAGTTGTGCCGCTGCCGCAAAAGGGGTCGAGGATTAAATCTCCGGGATGGGTGGCAATTTCGATGATGCGTTCCAGGAGGAGAATTGGTTTTTGGGTGGGATAACCGACTCGTTCTTTTGCTTTAGGATTGAGGTAAGGAATGTCCCAAACATCAGATAAGGGAACGCCTTTTTTGCTATCATTGAGAATGACTTCCCCCTGTTCGTCCCGGGCGTAGATAGATTTACCCTGGGAATTGCGCGATCGCCTCTGCAAGATTTGGTCTACATTGGTGGATTCCGAATAATTGGTATAGTGGGGATTAAAGGTAAATGAATTGGTTTTTGAATAAAAATAAATCGTTTGATGGGCGGGTAATAATCCTTTTTTAGAATTAGACCAGCGTTTGTAATGCCAAATAATCTCCGAACGAAACTGGTCCGGTCCAAATACTTCATTTAACAGGGAACGAATCAGATAATTGGCTGTTGTATCACAATGGACGAAAATACTCCCAGAGGATTTGAGAACGCGATGCAAGGGAACCAATCGCTGATAAAGGAACTCTGCATATTTTTTATGGCAACCCCACAAATCATCGAAGGAAAATTCTTTGCTGCCATCTCTGGTTTTCAGTTTATGGATTTTTTCGGTAAAAAAGGGCGGGTCTAGATAAATAGCATTAACGGATTCATCGGGAATTTGCTCTAAAAGATTCAGGCAATCGCCTGTAAAGACTTTCATGGGTATGCTGTTGTGCTTAAGACTTTAGCACTTTAGGCGATAATTTCACTGACTACAATTTTAAATGACAGGATTTACGCAATTTATAACATTGAATGCTTAATAATAATGTAGAGGCGAATCGCGAATCGCCTCTACATTATTTAGGGTTTGCCCTCCCAAAATCGGTAAGTCTTGAATGAATTGAACCAATTGTGAGAGAAAGCGATTTAGACTACAACTTTAGACTAAAACGGAATTTCATCCTCTGGATCATCAACGGGGGGCTGTTGATAAGAGGTTCTTGCCGGGGGTGGAGAGACCCTGGATGCGGCGGTTGGTTCTGATGGGGTGGGGGTATGTGCGGCAGGCGATCGCCCTTGATCCGTTGCAGCAGGTGCGGTAGATCTGCGCGATTCTAATGCCACCACATTGGTTGCTGGAGTTGCGTTACTGGGGGACGATGCACTTCCAGTTTGTTCCCCTAAACTGTGGATGCGTTGTGCGACTAATTCCGCCCGTTTTTCCTTAAATCCTTCGGGACGTTCCACAGTATTCATGCTCAATCGCCCTTCAATCACTACCCGATCGCCCACGCGATAGTTACTGTGCAGTTCTTGAGCAAAATTTCCCCATCCAATTACCTTTAAATGAGCCGGTGGATCATTTTGCCGATAGGTGGTAAACTCCACTAACATTTCCGCGATCGCTAAATTGTCACTGGTATAGCGCAATTGCGGTTCTTGAATGATTTGTGCCATTAAAATGCAATTATTCATAATCTCTGTTGTGTTAACTAGAACTTAATCAGACGAATTATCTAACAGCAAATCGAATCTCATTCTGACTGGATTCAGCGCTCTTAACTTTGCTCCCTGTTTCCCCTCCTTTACTCCATTATATCGGTCTGTGGAGTCCCTGTCCTACCTATCCCTGGGGATTCTCCCGAGGCAGAGGTGAGGCGATCGCCAGAAAAAGACGCCCATGAGGGCGTCTCTTAAAATACCATGAAACCAGTCGCCGCCTTAATTATCCCCGCTCATATTCATATCGCCGCCTTCCTGTTCCTGGACAAAATCCTGAACATACTTGCGATACTGCATCAACGAGGTATCCACCCACTCGCGATCGCTACTGTTGGCGAAAATATGGACCATCGGTTCCCCGGCATCCGGCAGAATCAACACCCAACTATCATCATGAGGGCGATCGAAAATCTTCACCCCATCAATTAACTCCAAATTATCCGCCGGGTGCGTTTCCACCAAATGACGCATCAGAGCCCCCTTCACCGTCCAAGGACAGCGCACCGTCAGAGTTTTATGACAAACTCGGGGAACCTCAGCGCGAACTTGTCCTAGAGATTCCTCCTGTATCGTCAGCATCTCAATCGCTTTGGCAATACAGAACATCGCATCAAATCCCGGATGCAGTTCAGGGAAAATAAAGCCCATATCTCCACTGCCGCCTAACACCACATTCGGATTCGTATGGCAAGCTTCCATTAACGCCGTGGGATTCGCCTTGGTACGAATCACCTTGCCATCATGACGACGGGCAATATGCTCCACTGCTGATGACGCATGAACCGGCACCACCACCGTACTCCGGGGATTCGTGGTCAAAATCATCTGCACCATCACCGCCGTTAACAACTCCCCTCGGATGGGACTGCCGCTTTCATCGACCAAAATCAACAATTCCCCGTTTGCCGAGACTTGTACGCCAAAATTAGCATGGAGAGCTTCCACCACCTGACCGAGTTGCAAGAGCAAATTCTCCCGTTCTTCGTTGACGGGTGCCATCTGACTCAAGCTGGCATTCAGAACCACCGCATCGGAGCCAAATTTGGCTAAAAGCTGGGGTAACACGGCCCCGGAGACAGAGTAAGCGTAATCGATGACGACTTTGGAGTTACTATATCGAATCGCTTCTACATTCAGGTGTTTTTCAAACCCGGTACTGTACAAATCCAGGACTTGACTCGGGTACGCCATATTGCCAATTTCTTGAATCTGGGCGCGCCGAAAATCTTCCTTAAAATACGCCCCCTCAATTTTCTTCTCCCGCGCCTTGGAGATATTGATGCCTTTGTTGTCAAAGAACTCAATCAGCAAGGAGTCCGGGCGTTCCGGGTGCAAGCGGACATGAAGTCCGCCCTCCACGGAGAGGGTCGGGACAATATAGCGGGCGACGGGTATCGCTGTTGCTTCCAAGTTTTGGACATGGGTGCCGACGGACATCAATCCAGCAATTAAGGACCGGGAAACCATGCGGGAGATGCTGCGTTGGTCTCGCGATACGGTAATGCTGGCACCGGGTTGGAGGGTGGACCCGTAAGCGGCCCCTAATTTTACGGCAAATTCTGGGGTGATATCAATATTTGCCAGTCCGGAGACCCCGCGCTGGGCGAATAGATTCCGCTGGGCCGCTTGACCCCAAATTAAATTAATGTTGAGGGTGGCACCGGATTCGATTTTTTTGCTGGGCCAGACGCGCACTCCTGGACTGATTTGGGCTTCTTCTCCGACGCTGGAAAGGGACCCGACGACGGCCCCTTCTAGGACATGAGCACGTCGGTCTACCCGGACGCCACGACAGGCGACACAGGCTCTTAAATGGGCTTCATCGCCGATGATTGCGCCATTCCAAACGATAGGGCGTTTGAGGTCGGCATCGGAACCGATGGTGACGTTATCGCCGAGGATGGTGCCGGATTCGAGTTTGGCCCTGGCCCCGATGCGGCAGTTATCGCCAATGACGACGGGGGTTTCAATTTTGGCGCTGGGGTCGATAAAGGTGTTTTGACCGATCCACAATCCGGGCGATCGCAATTCGTAGGCAAAATCTAGCTTAACTTTTTCCAAGAGGCCATCATATTGCGATTCCCGATAGGCGTCTAAGTGGCCGACATCACACCAGTACCCTTCGGCGATATAGCCATACATGGGGTCGCCTTTTTCCAGCAATAGGGGAAATAAATCTTTGGAAAAGTCGCTTTCTTGATTGGCGGGTAAATAATCCAGGACTTCCGGTTCTAGGATATAGATGCCGGTGTTGACCGTATCCGAAAAAATTTCACTGGTTGAGGGTTTTTCTAAAAATCGCTGAATTCGCAGTTGCTCATCGGTAATCACCACCCCAAATTCTACGGGGTTGGGAACTCGGGTCAATACTAAGGTGGCTTTTGATCCTTTTTCTTTATGGAATTTAATCGCAGCGGTGAGGTCAAAATCGGTGATGCTATCGCCGCTAATCACCAAGAAGGTCTCATCCAGAAGTTCGGCAATATTTTTAACACATCCAGCGGTTCCCAGGGGTTGATCCTCTTCCACGGCATAGGTCATTTGCACCCCAAATTCGTTGCCGTCTTGGAAGTAATCTCGCATGACGTCCGGCAGGTAATGCAGGGTGGCAATAATTTCGGTGATATGATGCCGTCTGAGGAGATTGACGATGTGTTCGGCGATGGGTCGATTCAGAATGGGGACCATCGGTTTGGGTAAGTCGCAGGTTAGGGGTCTGAGCCTAGTTCCCGAACCGCCTGCCATGAGCACTGCTCGCATAATTCCTCCTTGATCGTTTTTATTTTATGGGGCAGTCGCAACATTACGGGTCATAATGTGCAACCATTTGTCGTACTCTAGTATCCTATGCCACTCTTACAGCTTGAAGGCTTCATGAGCGATCGCCTGGACCTCTCTCCTCTCTTTGAACCTCTGCGGGAGGGGTGGGGGTTGCCCTCGGTTTCACGCTCTTGATGGGGCTTTCATCAGTGTCGTAGGCGGCTTTCTGTTTACGGTACAGATTTAATCCTTGTGCAAAGGGTACTGCCCTGTCTCCATCCTCCAGATAGATGTTGGGATCCCATCGCATGAATCTGGGGCGATCGCCGTTTCTATCCCACACCAGAGATTCCTCCCAATTCCCACCGATGGCGGATCATCCGATCGGTCTTTTTTTTCTCCTAATCCCTTCCGATGACTCGTGGGGAAGGGATTAATCTCAATGCTTCTTTCCATGACTCGACAAGCGCTATTGTTAACGGCAGATGGATAGTTAAGGGAGCCAGCAAAAATCGTCTCTTCTCCCTAAATTGCGATCGCTCCTCTTGATACTCTTTCTCACCGATACCACAAAACGCGCTCCAACTCTGCCACTGAGATCACAATCTGCCCGAAATTAACCCGATTCTACTCCCCCTATGGCGCAAAGTCCTCTCGAATTCGGGTCCCACTCATTTGCTGCCACTGCTAGGAGTAGCAGCAAATGAGTGCGATCGAGTAACCTGTAGATAGAAGCGGTTTATTATGACCGCTCTTGAAAATTGCTCTTTAGGTCGCCCACAGGTCACGAAACCCCTTGGCGACCTAAAATCCAACATTGATGATGCTTAGGGGACTAAAGACGATGATGCAGTTAGTAGGTTTGGCCTTCCTGGTTCTGTATGCTGCCGGAGGGTGGAAGTTTTGGAAGGGCTTTAGACGGACCAATTTTACCGAGGGTCGTCTGTACTTAACCCTCTTGTGGCCCGTTTTGGTGGTCAATAAGTCTTATCGCAAGAATTTTACCAAGGCCCTGAAGGGTCGCTAATCTCGCAGTGACTCCCCATCCAAATGGGTAAAATAATCAGGCCAATCCTAGGGATAATGGTTCATGTCTAAAGTTTCAAATAGTAGTCCACCGAATGCCGAGTTCTTAGGCCCTGACCCTTGGCAAACTCGGCTTTCTCCTGTGGCATCTCGCTTTAATCAGGAGTATCAGGGGGACCCGATTGAACTTCCCCCCGAAGTGGAGTCGATGCCGATTTTTCACGATCGCGTTTCCGGTGCGTTACAAGCGTCCCAAGTTTCTCCCTTCTGGGACATTGCTAAACCTAAAAAAAATCAGCGCTGTCTGGATATTGGCTGTGGAGTGAGTTTCTTAGTCTATCCTTGGCGAGATTGGGGGGCTTATTTTTATGGTCAAGAAATCAGTACCGTTGCGCGAGATGCCCTCAATTCTCGGGGTCCACAATTGAATTCTAAGTTGTTTAAAGGGGTTTGTTTGGGACCCGCCCATCGTTTAAGTTATGGCGAAGATGCTTTTGATCTGGCGATCGCCACCGGGTTTAGTTGCTATTATCCCTTAGCTTATTGGACTGATGTCCTCGGGCAAGTGAAGCGGGTCTTAAAACCAGACGGTTCGTTTGTTTTTGATGTGGTCAACCCTGAAGCAACTCTGGCGGAAAATTGGGGAATTTTAGAAATGTATCTTGGCACTGAGGTGTTTTTAGAACCCATCCCGGAATGGGAAAAACTCATTAAAGCATCCGGCTGCAAAATCTTGAAGCGATCAGAAGGAAAGCTGTTTTCCATGTATAAAGTCAAATTTGAATAGCCCAAACCAACACCCAATCGGGTGCAGCTACAAAGCCCGCCCCGTCGGGCTACCCTTCAAAATTCAGACGTTATTTGCAATTGTTCCGGCCCCGATTCATGAGGGTAACTCCCTCGATTTGGGGGATTGGCGATACCCGTAAAAGCCGAGAATTAGCTCAATTTCTGGCTTTAAATCATCTCCCCCGTAAGATTTCGGTGACGACAGAATCAGCGCGATCGCTCTATCCATCTGCTCCTCTGTTATAGGGGTGGGTCGGTCAGTGAGAGGGCGATCATCTTCAAGACTATCTCACATGAAACCAAATTGTTGCTATCGTAGACGCCTCCCACCCCTGCGCGACAATAATCTCACAAATAACCATAAAACTCTTCTAAAAGTATAGTTCGCACCCTGAACAAAAGTGAGTAAATAGCTCACATTTTGCCAATGAGAAAGCTATTAACAATGACAACCCCCCAACTGAAATCATTCCCCGGTTCAACATCAAGACTTCAGTCGTTTCCCGGTTCAAAACCTTGCGAGTTGTCCCCCTGAACTTAGAAAACTGGGCGATCGGGCAAATCTGGAACGACTGAAGTCGTGGCGTTGAACGGGGGAGATAACGCCTGAAGGCGTTACTACAAACTTGGATAATGAGTTGAGGGTTCAGAAATCCGCGAATTTTGGATGAGGTCCTTCCGTAACAACCTTAGAAATGGGATACCTGAGTTTGAGAAGATCAACCCTTCACCCCAAACCGAGGATATTGATGCTACAACCAGAGAGAAAGTAAGAGAGAATGAAAACAGACGCGATCCGTGTCGGGGTTAATAAAGATTTGAGCAGATTATGGCTAGAGTTGTTATTGAAAACGTTTACAAAAGTTATGGCGATCGCCGGGAAAAATCAACGCCCGTCCCTCCAGATGGGATATTGGGGACTGATGACACCTCCACTCCTGGGTTAAAACCTGCCCAGATTTTGCGACGGATTAACCTCACCGTGGAAGATGGAGAGTTTATGGTCCTGGTGGGACCGTCAGGATGTGGCAAAAGTACCCTATTGCGCTTGATTGCGGGATTGGAAGAATTAACGGCTGGAAATATTTGGGTGGGCGATCGCCTCCTCAATGACCTCCCCCCCAAGGACCGCGATATCGCAATGGTTTTCCAAAACTACGCCCTCTATCCCCATCTCAAGGTTTATGACAATATTGCTTTTGGGTTGCGGCGAACTCTGGTGATGAATGAGGCAACATCTGAGGGAACAGAAGTCCGAGATGATGCCACTTCAGTTCCGAATTGGGCGGAAGATGCCTTAGTTTCCATGACGCGGAATCTCCCGAAATACCTGCGCTATCTTTCCCCTAAAGAACGGGAAGTGGATCAGCGAGTCCG includes:
- a CDS encoding DNA-methyltransferase, which translates into the protein MKVFTGDCLNLLEQIPDESVNAIYLDPPFFTEKIHKLKTRDGSKEFSFDDLWGCHKKYAEFLYQRLVPLHRVLKSSGSIFVHCDTTANYLIRSLLNEVFGPDQFRSEIIWHYKRWSNSKKGLLPAHQTIYFYSKTNSFTFNPHYTNYSESTNVDQILQRRSRNSQGKSIYARDEQGEVILNDSKKGVPLSDVWDIPYLNPKAKERVGYPTQKPILLLERIIEIATHPGDLILDPFCGSGTTLVAAQLLGRHGIGMDISADAIELTQQRLVNPIKTASNLLEKGRYSYLTANPDALALLQGLDAIPVHRNKGIDAILKQQFNNKPILVRVQRPGESLLDAVRLLSKAAQTKGSHCSILIRTEPLESVPKEVIPAFIQIIDAPALEIVEILHDLSSKCSYIGEKVK
- a CDS encoding class I SAM-dependent methyltransferase — encoded protein: MSKVSNSSPPNAEFLGPDPWQTRLSPVASRFNQEYQGDPIELPPEVESMPIFHDRVSGALQASQVSPFWDIAKPKKNQRCLDIGCGVSFLVYPWRDWGAYFYGQEISTVARDALNSRGPQLNSKLFKGVCLGPAHRLSYGEDAFDLAIATGFSCYYPLAYWTDVLGQVKRVLKPDGSFVFDVVNPEATLAENWGILEMYLGTEVFLEPIPEWEKLIKASGCKILKRSEGKLFSMYKVKFE
- a CDS encoding single-stranded DNA-binding protein, with product MNNCILMAQIIQEPQLRYTSDNLAIAEMLVEFTTYRQNDPPAHLKVIGWGNFAQELHSNYRVGDRVVIEGRLSMNTVERPEGFKEKRAELVAQRIHSLGEQTGSASSPSNATPATNVVALESRRSTAPAATDQGRSPAAHTPTPSEPTAASRVSPPPARTSYQQPPVDDPEDEIPF
- a CDS encoding mannose-1-phosphate guanyltransferase encodes the protein MRAVLMAGGSGTRLRPLTCDLPKPMVPILNRPIAEHIVNLLRRHHITEIIATLHYLPDVMRDYFQDGNEFGVQMTYAVEEDQPLGTAGCVKNIAELLDETFLVISGDSITDFDLTAAIKFHKEKGSKATLVLTRVPNPVEFGVVITDEQLRIQRFLEKPSTSEIFSDTVNTGIYILEPEVLDYLPANQESDFSKDLFPLLLEKGDPMYGYIAEGYWCDVGHLDAYRESQYDGLLEKVKLDFAYELRSPGLWIGQNTFIDPSAKIETPVVIGDNCRIGARAKLESGTILGDNVTIGSDADLKRPIVWNGAIIGDEAHLRACVACRGVRVDRRAHVLEGAVVGSLSSVGEEAQISPGVRVWPSKKIESGATLNINLIWGQAAQRNLFAQRGVSGLANIDITPEFAVKLGAAYGSTLQPGASITVSRDQRSISRMVSRSLIAGLMSVGTHVQNLEATAIPVARYIVPTLSVEGGLHVRLHPERPDSLLIEFFDNKGINISKAREKKIEGAYFKEDFRRAQIQEIGNMAYPSQVLDLYSTGFEKHLNVEAIRYSNSKVVIDYAYSVSGAVLPQLLAKFGSDAVVLNASLSQMAPVNEERENLLLQLGQVVEALHANFGVQVSANGELLILVDESGSPIRGELLTAVMVQMILTTNPRSTVVVPVHASSAVEHIARRHDGKVIRTKANPTALMEACHTNPNVVLGGSGDMGFIFPELHPGFDAMFCIAKAIEMLTIQEESLGQVRAEVPRVCHKTLTVRCPWTVKGALMRHLVETHPADNLELIDGVKIFDRPHDDSWVLILPDAGEPMVHIFANSSDREWVDTSLMQYRKYVQDFVQEQEGGDMNMSGDN